The window taaaaatggaaaaaaaaagaaggcaactTTGCCGAGGTGATCAATTTCATTTTGGTTTCCTCCTTTCCTTGTTGCCTATACCATATTTGGCTACTATGCTTGGGGTTGATAAATTATCTTTTGGTCAATCCTCACTCAAATGTAGCCAACATCTCCTGACAAAGCATTTTTCTTTTCGCTTAGAAAGttcataaaaaaggaaaaatagttcataaaaatggaaaaaaaagaaggcaactTTGCCGAGGTGAtcaatttctttttggtttccTCCTTTCCTTGTTGCCTATAACATATCCGGCTACTATGTTTGGGGTTGATCAATTATCTTTTGATCGATGCTTACTCATATGTTGCCAACATCTCTTGACGAagcatttttttccccttagaAGGCTCTTTTAGTTCTCaactgttttttcttttagttatcACAcatttcatgtatttttttaagggggggggggtgggtggttTGGTTTGGAGGTGTTCTTACAAGAACAATTTTAGCGGTCTTCTATTAAGAGATTCCATTATGGCTATTATagttgatttctatttcacgtGTATCCTCAGAACTGTACATTTCAGTGTACCATGCCCCTAAACTTATTTTAGTGTTTTAGGTCTGAAGTTACTCATGAAATCCTCTGCGTTATTTCTTGAGCCAAAACCACAAGTTTTGTTGTAGCTTGTTATAGTTATTTTCTAACACTTGATGAATGTTGGGTCATGGATAATTGGATACTCTGATAGACTGTGCTGTATCAGATACTTATGTGCTTTTGTATTGTGTTACCTCATAGTTCGTAGCTAAGCATGAAAAAAGCTGATCAATCAAGCCTAAGGTAAATTTGTCCTTGACTTGTGAGTTGACCATGATGCTTTTGGCTGGTGACCATAATGGCTATCATTCTCAGACAAGGTGCAGTGGGCCTTGGGTAGATCTAGATCGGTATTGAATCCACTAATTTTCATAGGAAGTAATGCCCTGTGAACTTTCGGGATGTTTCCGGAAGTTGATATTTCCATTTCCTTATTTCTCTAggttttgcttcttttttgaGTTAATGATTGGCCTTGTCAAATGGATCGTTGGAAGGGCTAGAATAATTGATAAAGGTAGGTTACTTAGAAAGAATAGTTTATCCAGAAAAGAGGAAATAAGGATTTTTCCTCTTATACGGAGATAGTATTGTTTGAGTAAATCTTCTACAGACTGAGTTGAAGTGAAGGTATGAATTAAAAATTGTCGACCTTGACCATTTGGGGCCTGCCTTCACCTTCAATGAAGTCTTTGGGATCATGCCACTTGTTGAGGTGTAGATTGCTCATTGTTCACATCTGACTGAGAAGTACTTAATTTCTGGAAGGAATTTTAAAGGTGTTGATACACTACGTTAAGCTCATCTCTTGTGGAGTAAAATGATTAGCTGCCTAAAAATCATTTATGTGATTTTCTGTAGTTATTGGTTAAATGGGTTTGCTTGTTTGCTGGACAGGTTCCTATGTGATATATGAACTCATTTAACACTAATTGTTATCATTGTTATTCTACTTACATTTTTGTCATATACCATTACCACAAATGGTTAGCATGAATATATTAATTCACTGTAGTGTTTCCAACTTTTTGCAGAATAAAGATGTTACAGAAGCTGTTCAGAAGGTTGCTGCTGCTTATGACTGCAAGATTGTTGAAGGTGTTCTCAGTCATCAACTAAAACAGTTTGTAATTGACGGGAACAAGGTCATATTGAGTGTATCCAGTCCTGAGACCAGAGTTGATGATGCAGAATTTGAGGAGAATGAAGTCTATGCAATTGATATAGTGACCAGCACTGGTGAGGGAAAGGTATGTCAGAGCTGCTGTTAACCGTACAACATTCTTGTGCGCTGATGAATTGTATCTTATTTGTGATATGATTTTCTTGGGTGAGATATATCACAGCCTAGGTTGTTGGATGAGAGGCAAACTACTATTTACAAGAGAGCTGTGGACAAGAATTATCACTTAAAGATGAAAGCATCGCGGTTCATCTTCAGTGAAATAAATCAGAAGTTCCCCATCATGCCATTTACAGCAAGGTTTGTTCTAattttgctttattttcttgTATCCTGCTGCTTTTTGTTGTGGTAACATGGTATTATTCCTTTTCTCTACTAGGGCTCTAGAAGAGAAGAGGGCCCGGCTAGGATTAGTGGAATGTGTGAACCATGATCTTTTGCAGCCGTATCCTGTTCTTCATGAGAAGCCTGGTAAGCATATTCTGCCACAATGGAAGTCCTGGCAGAACGGATACACCCTTGATGTCAATAGATTATGAGGATGTGGTTTCATCAGATATCTGTTTTTCTGGTTGTATGTTCTATCCATTTTCTAGTGTTCCTTAACCTGTTTCTGTCAATCTTTGCAGGTGATTATGTTGCCCATATTAAATTCACGGTTTTGTTAATGCCGAATGGGTCAGACCGGATCACATCCCATCCTCTGCAGGAGTTGCAGCCCACAAAGACAATAGATGACCCTGAAATTAAGGCGTGGTTAGCTCTTGGcacaaagacaaagaagaaaggtggtgggaagaagaagaaaggtatgCTCAGGGACCCTTTGAAGGAATAGGTTTATAAAATCTGACCTAATTGAATCAAGCGTACTGATCCAGACTTTACCTTGTTGGGGGATCAGATCTGATTAGTTTGTCGAAATTGGATTATGAATGCAGTATGATCTTTTAATATGTATATTTAGTTAAACTAATGCCTTAAACCACAACTGGGCTGAAAGGCTGGATCCATTCACCTAGCAATTGAACTATCTAATGGGTCAGTTGAATGCTGTCTGAGGCATTGAAAGATAATTCAACCATAACAGTTCTATTCGTAAATAACTTGTCCCAGGTAATTTTGTTCTCGTGATGAACTGGACAACCAGACATCTGTATCagtgtgcatttttttttttgggttggtggGTGGGTGGTTAAATTTGTGCTCATTTGGCTCACTGATTCCCAagaatgtctttttttttgtactggTTTTTTCAACTTTGAAAGATTTATTTTTGCCGTCCAAATGTTCTCCGTTAACTTTCTGTGTAGTATGGAACAGTACAAGTATTTAATCATCTTCtgtttttttagtgttttccaATCCTGTTGAGTAGACAATCAGGCAGCCCTTTTGCAAATCAAAATTGCAGGGGAGGTGTTAATCTGCTAAAAAATCATTGGTCTTTTGTTCTTCTGCTGAACCCTTCCTTGAAGCTGGTCTAGTAAAACCTAAGcacatactttttttttaatttatcttGATTATGAAAGACTAGTTTGTCGAAATTGGATTTTGAATGCCGTGTGGTTTTTATTATGTATATTTAGATAAACTAATGCCTTAAACTAAAGGGTTTGGGGCTCGGTGTAAttgtaaggttgctctattgcaacCTGGCGATCGTGGTTTCAAACAAGGAAAtagaaacaacaacaaaaaccataaccttatcccaactaaaaggggtcggctacatggatccgaagaggccatgacagtaatagaaataaaaacagtagaagtaaaaaggtaaaaaggggttaaaaaaatatatatatatattaataataaataaaattactaaaagaAAAAGTCTAAGCAATAGTTAAAGCAACATCCAaggaacatccccctacgagggatcggctacacgggtctttGTCCTCCATAAAAAGTGGGGTTAAGGTTGCATACATAAACCCCTCCtaagaccctgcagtagcgggagccttgtgcattgggtatgccctttttaatGCCATAAATCACTGCTGGGCTGGATGGCTGGATCCGTTTAACTAGGAATTGAATTGTTGAATGGGTCGGTTGAATGCTGGTCCGAGGCATTGAAAGTTTCATCACAAGAACAATGTGTTTTTTCTTGCTTTGTGGGAGGGAGCAGGCTTACTTATTCATGGGACGGTATAATTATTTAATCATCTTctgtattttagggtttcaaaacctgTTGAGTAGACAATCAGGCAGCCTCTTTGCGAATGAAAATTGCAGGGGAGGTGTTAGTCTGCTGAAAAATCAATTAATCTTTTGTTCTTCAGA is drawn from Telopea speciosissima isolate NSW1024214 ecotype Mountain lineage chromosome 1, Tspe_v1, whole genome shotgun sequence and contains these coding sequences:
- the LOC122657570 gene encoding ERBB-3 BINDING PROTEIN 1 isoform X2, with translation MYKNVKKKIERGVAFPTCVSINNTVCHFSPLASDEMVLQEGDLLKIDMGCHIDGFIVVAAHTHVLQGGPVSGRAADAIAAANTAAEVALRLVRPGKKNKDVTEAVQKVAAAYDCKIVEGVLSHQLKQFVIDGNKVILSVSSPETRVDDAEFEENEVYAIDIVTSTGEGKPRLLDERQTTIYKRAVDKNYHLKMKASRFIFSEINQKFPIMPFTARALEEKRARLGLVECVNHDLLQPYPVLHEKPGDYVAHIKFTVLLMPNGSDRITSHPLQELQPTKTIDDPEIKAWLALGTKTKKKGGGKKKKGKKGEKADESAEPEAMDATLNGGASQE
- the LOC122657570 gene encoding ERBB-3 BINDING PROTEIN 1 isoform X1, with the protein product MSDEETKEEKELDLTSPEVVTKYKNAAEIINKALQLVLSECKPNAKVVDVCEKGDAFIREQTGNMYKNVKKKIERGVAFPTCVSINNTVCHFSPLASDEMVLQEGDLLKIDMGCHIDGFIVVAAHTHVLQGGPVSGRAADAIAAANTAAEVALRLVRPGKKNKDVTEAVQKVAAAYDCKIVEGVLSHQLKQFVIDGNKVILSVSSPETRVDDAEFEENEVYAIDIVTSTGEGKPRLLDERQTTIYKRAVDKNYHLKMKASRFIFSEINQKFPIMPFTARALEEKRARLGLVECVNHDLLQPYPVLHEKPGDYVAHIKFTVLLMPNGSDRITSHPLQELQPTKTIDDPEIKAWLALGTKTKKKGGGKKKKGKKGEKADESAEPEAMDATLNGGASQE